From the genome of Colias croceus chromosome 12, ilColCroc2.1:
GGTTTTGTACACAGTTTTGTACGTGatttttgtattatgtttaaatgtttttattacaaaaagcccagcaaaatatttcatactttaaatgtgctataaaaaaaactttaaattattaaatattagggTGTACTATAAAATTTCACCAAATAATCTTGACgtgaatgttatatttatatattagaatctTTGAATTGACAGCTATAATaacgcatttttttatttttatctatgtcATATGCCTAATTGACGCATCGTGGGACGCTTTTCGCGctgtgtaatttattatttctgtagttccttgttttatttgtaagtatagATTTCCAAACAGTTTAAGAACCGtctattataattactaaTCAATTGATTGGACTTTCAGAAAATGTCGGGTATTGCGAGTGCTCGTCTCGCGGAAGAAAGAAAAGCTTGGCGTAAGGACCATCCCTTTGTAAGTCATGTTTCTAGCACATACTTCTATGGATACGTTAGTGACAATTTTAcactttttattcaaatttatattgatgCATATATATTACAGGGGTTTGTTGCAAGACCTATGAAAAACCCTGACGGCTCACTAAACTTAATGACATGGGAATGTGCGATTCCAGGAAAAAAAGGGGttagtatttattgaaaaaacttCGTTCAAaataactgaaataatttaatcattgCATCAACCCATTAAATGTTTCAACATTTCATACTATCCTTTCAATCTCCAGACACCCTGGGAAGGTGGACTGTACAAGCTGCGAATGATCTTCAAAGATGATTACCCCTCTAGTCCACCAAAATGCAAATTTGAACCCCCTCTGTTCCACCCAAATGTCTACCCTTCTGGAACTGTTTGCCTTTCGTTACTTGATGAAGAAAAGGACTGGCGCCCAGCGATAACAATCAAACAGATTCTACTTGGTATTCAAGACCTTCTTAATGAGCCAAATGTCAAAGATCCTGCACAGGCTGAAGCTTACACAATCTATTGGTAACTTTATACATGTcagaatgtttattttttgattattcattttttatgctatcaaaatatagttgataatttttcatgtgtttattgttgtataaaaatcaattagaaTGAAGgataaatttgtaataaaataagttctcaaaaatacataatcaCTAGGAGTATGTAATAGAAGTTTATAGTTTCTAGATTAAACTAatatatgaattttttatttcagtcaaAACCGGCTAGAATATGACAAGAGAGTAAGGGCACAAGCACGTGCAATGGCTGCCACTGaataaaactcaaataaattaaactaactTAAAAAAACCATCATTTTGATTGCAGCATAATATAGGAAAATTGAATTGTATAGGCTTCAGATTGCATTGCTATGAAGATGATTTATAGTCCACATGTCAAACTATGGTAATAACATGTCTTCATTGACTTGTGATATCAAAAGTGGttgcaaataaaatcaatttttctatattttgtagtaaagTGATTGTACTTTGAATATAGTCATaagaattgttaaaattttaatttcttgtaggagacattaataatttaacagtTATTTTCATTCAAGTATATATGTACTTGATTTCCaatgtttttgtaattaaaaagtaagtCCATAGCcaacattttcatattttccatgtaaaatataaataaatgtgttaatttattttgtaacaacAAATAGGGATGTAAAATAATGTGTTAATGGAGGTTATGTGAAGAAGTAAGACTGGTGAGATTAAAGGTTATGACTAGaagcttttattaaattactaaaaGCATTCTTTCTTGTAAACAACTGTATTGCAGATAAAATCACTGTAGAATCGGTAACATCTAAGATGAGTTGCGATAAGAATCTTAACTAtgattttaaactatttttgtaTCTTTATGTTAGTATtatcgtataataataaattgtaaaaatctTATCTGGTTGGTTTTATTGACATTttcaaaactttttattatgaaCTAGCTGACAACTACTCACAATCCTGCTCAAAAGTTGTCTGACACAGAGTAGGCCAGTggaaattaacattaaattcgCAAAGCACGATGTTGTGCTGCATTTTTGGTATGTTGTTTGGATCAGTTAGGGTGATGTAAATCCCAATTTGCAACTTCGAAAACGTTGTGCTCGCTGCGCACCACGTGATAAACTGCGAAAGTTTTGGACTTTTTTCACTTTTTGCTCTAAAAGTCAAAAACTATGCGTTTCCGACAAATAACATTCACTATGTACATAAATGAAGCTTATTAAATTGCAACAATTTAAGCCGAATGAATAACCGTAGGAGTCATGGAGCGATTTATCAGTCTATTTGGTGT
Proteins encoded in this window:
- the LOC123696060 gene encoding SUMO-conjugating enzyme UBC9-A gives rise to the protein MSGIASARLAEERKAWRKDHPFGFVARPMKNPDGSLNLMTWECAIPGKKGTPWEGGLYKLRMIFKDDYPSSPPKCKFEPPLFHPNVYPSGTVCLSLLDEEKDWRPAITIKQILLGIQDLLNEPNVKDPAQAEAYTIYCQNRLEYDKRVRAQARAMAATE